The following proteins come from a genomic window of Triticum aestivum cultivar Chinese Spring chromosome 6A, IWGSC CS RefSeq v2.1, whole genome shotgun sequence:
- the LOC123132606 gene encoding ATP synthase subunit 9, mitochondrial-like has protein sequence MEVQAQVLRIINKKSKKEQRRKNMTRKVFSRLEMLEGAKSIGAGAATIALAGAAVSIGNVLSSLIHSVARNPSLAKQSFGYAILGFALTEAIALFAPMMAFLISFVFRSHKKS, from the coding sequence ATGGAGGTGCAGGCCCAAGTACTTCGAATCATCAACAAGAAATCCAAGAAAGAACAGCGAAGGAAAAACATGACAAGAAAAGTGTTTTCTCGACTCGAGATGTTAGAAGGTGCTAAATCAATAGGTGCCGGAGCTGCTACAATTGCTTTAGCCGGAGCTGCTGTCAGTATTGGAAACGTCCTCAGTTCTTTGATTCATTCCGTGGCGCGAAATCCATCATTGGCTAAACAATCATTTGGTTATGCCATTTTGGGCTTTGCTCTCACTGAAGCTATTGCATTGTTTGCCCCAATGATGGCCTTTCTGATCTCATTCGTTTTCCGATCGCATAAAAAGTCATGA